A section of the Rhodospirillales bacterium genome encodes:
- a CDS encoding acyltransferase has translation MGFVRFFLALLVLVSHTGYAMRDIGPLAAVEAFFVLSGLYMAAVYTTRYSRIENGARLFYLNRFLRLYPTYALLVLVTAACAFAVRGQPGDYRHVFDLFHAQPDIGTTTLASVWASVVAIFGQDILSVAEPLHFLLPVRQGWSIASELLFYASVPLLFRYMSVFRCAVGVVVFMVIKYALLYYGGWRMAYFLPVGNFAYFLLGYGLYLVSVDPRVEAIKARVYPFRYAVLAAMLGTLFVMGDASLETGGPRHHAAMLAVLCSGCVLLFQRASARLDLFLGNIAYGVYLNHFLLVVLGQAMGLADLALVGWAVAASLVFAYLTERAIQDPVDRYRRGLTGLPEGR, from the coding sequence ATGGGTTTTGTCCGGTTCTTTCTGGCTTTATTGGTACTGGTTTCGCATACGGGTTATGCGATGCGCGATATCGGGCCGCTGGCGGCGGTCGAGGCGTTTTTCGTTCTTTCCGGCCTGTACATGGCGGCGGTGTATACGACCAGATACAGCCGGATCGAAAACGGTGCGCGGCTGTTTTACCTGAACCGGTTTTTGCGGCTTTATCCCACTTATGCCCTTTTGGTGCTGGTCACGGCGGCGTGCGCGTTCGCCGTCCGCGGACAGCCGGGCGATTACCGGCACGTCTTCGATCTGTTTCACGCGCAGCCGGATATAGGCACGACGACCTTGGCCAGCGTGTGGGCCAGCGTCGTTGCGATTTTCGGGCAGGATATTTTATCAGTGGCCGAGCCGTTGCATTTTCTTTTGCCGGTGCGGCAGGGATGGTCGATCGCCAGCGAGTTGCTGTTTTACGCAAGCGTGCCGTTGCTGTTTCGTTACATGAGCGTGTTTCGCTGTGCGGTTGGTGTCGTCGTATTCATGGTCATCAAATACGCGCTTTTGTATTACGGCGGCTGGCGCATGGCGTATTTCCTGCCGGTCGGGAATTTTGCGTATTTCCTTTTGGGGTACGGGCTGTATCTGGTGTCGGTCGATCCACGGGTCGAGGCGATCAAGGCGCGGGTATACCCGTTCCGCTACGCGGTGCTGGCGGCGATGCTTGGGACATTGTTCGTGATGGGGGATGCCAGTCTTGAAACCGGGGGGCCGCGCCATCATGCCGCGATGCTGGCCGTATTGTGCAGCGGGTGCGTGCTGTTGTTCCAGCGCGCGAGCGCGCGGCTGGACCTGTTTTTGGGCAATATCGCGTATGGGGTCTACCTCAACCATTTCCTTTTGGTGGTGCTGGGGCAGGCCATGGGGCTTGCGGATCTGGCGCTGGTCGGATGGGCGGTTGCGGCCAGCCTTGTCTTTGCCTATCTGACCGAACGCGCGATTCAGGATCCCGTTGATCGTTACCGGCGAGGCTTAACGGGCTTGCCTGAAGGCCGGTAA
- the rfbG gene encoding CDP-glucose 4,6-dehydratase: MGVNAEFWRGRRVFLTGHTGFKGGWLSLWLRHMGAEVTGYALAAPGEPNLFTVADVARDMNSITGDVRDAAVLARAMRDARPEIVIHMAAQSLVRLSYAQPVETYATNVMGSVHLFEAVRASPGVRAVVNVTSDKCYENREQDYAYREDDAMGGFDPYSSSKGCAELVSAAYRNSFFPVADYARHGVAVATARAGNVIGGGDWAVDRLIPDMVRAFGAGEAVVIRAPDAVRPWQHVLEPLAGYLTLAQALYASGPEFAQGWNFGPDAQDARPVGYIVEKMAGLWGDGATWTLDARAQPHEAHLLTLDSGKAHEKLGWRGVWTLDAALERIVAWHKAHLAGADMRARTLGDIDAYMQRVAGGGR, encoded by the coding sequence ATGGGCGTAAACGCAGAATTCTGGCGGGGGCGGCGCGTATTCCTGACCGGGCATACCGGGTTCAAGGGCGGGTGGCTTTCTTTGTGGTTGCGTCATATGGGGGCGGAGGTTACGGGCTATGCGCTTGCGGCACCGGGCGAACCGAACCTGTTTACCGTGGCCGATGTCGCGCGCGACATGAATTCGATTACGGGCGATGTACGCGACGCGGCGGTGCTGGCGCGCGCGATGCGGGATGCGCGGCCTGAAATCGTCATCCATATGGCGGCGCAATCGCTGGTGCGGTTGTCCTATGCGCAGCCGGTCGAAACCTATGCCACCAACGTAATGGGCAGCGTCCATCTGTTCGAGGCTGTGCGCGCAAGCCCCGGCGTGCGCGCGGTCGTCAACGTCACCAGCGACAAATGCTATGAGAACCGGGAACAAGACTATGCGTATCGCGAGGACGACGCGATGGGCGGGTTCGACCCGTACAGCAGCAGCAAGGGTTGCGCCGAACTGGTAAGCGCGGCGTATCGCAATTCGTTTTTCCCGGTTGCCGATTATGCCCGGCACGGCGTGGCGGTGGCCACGGCGCGCGCGGGCAATGTCATCGGCGGGGGCGACTGGGCCGTGGACCGACTGATCCCCGACATGGTGCGCGCGTTCGGTGCGGGCGAGGCGGTCGTGATCCGCGCACCCGATGCCGTGCGGCCGTGGCAGCATGTGCTGGAGCCCCTGGCGGGCTATTTGACGCTGGCGCAGGCATTGTACGCTTCGGGGCCGGAATTCGCGCAAGGCTGGAATTTTGGCCCCGATGCGCAGGATGCGCGCCCGGTCGGGTATATCGTCGAAAAAATGGCCGGGCTGTGGGGCGATGGCGCAACGTGGACGCTGGATGCGCGCGCGCAACCGCACGAGGCGCATCTGTTGACGCTCGATTCCGGCAAGGCGCATGAAAAACTGGGCTGGCGCGGTGTGTGGACGCTGGACGCCGCGCTGGAACGCATCGTGGCATGGCATAAGGCGCATCTGGCGGGGGCGGACATGCGGGCGCGAACGCTGGGCGACATCGACGCCTATATGCAGCGTGTGGCGGGCGGCGGTCGCTGA
- the rfbF gene encoding glucose-1-phosphate cytidylyltransferase: MKAVILAGGLGTRMSEETHLKPKPMIELGGKPILWHILKIYSHYGINDFVICCGYKGYLIKEYFANYFLHSSDVTFDMSKNAMEVHHRYAEPWRVTVVDTGEATMTGGRLKRVASYIRDEEAFCFTYGDGVSDIDINALIAFHKAQGVKATLTAVYPPGRFGALDIRADSKVTTFKEKPKGDGGMINGGFFVLSPDVLALLKDDATVWEREPLETLANDGQLAAYPHRGFWQPMDTLRDRTLLEDLWQSGRAPWKRWA, from the coding sequence ATGAAGGCGGTCATTCTGGCGGGCGGTCTGGGCACGCGTATGTCGGAGGAAACACACCTCAAGCCCAAGCCGATGATCGAGCTGGGCGGCAAGCCCATCCTTTGGCATATCCTGAAAATCTATTCGCATTACGGGATCAACGATTTCGTCATCTGTTGCGGGTACAAGGGCTATCTGATCAAGGAGTATTTCGCGAACTACTTCCTGCATTCGTCCGACGTCACGTTCGACATGTCGAAAAACGCGATGGAGGTGCATCACCGTTACGCCGAGCCATGGCGCGTGACCGTCGTCGATACGGGCGAAGCGACGATGACCGGCGGACGGTTGAAGCGCGTGGCGTCGTATATCCGCGACGAGGAGGCGTTCTGCTTCACCTATGGCGACGGGGTGAGCGATATCGACATCAACGCGCTGATCGCCTTTCACAAGGCGCAGGGCGTCAAGGCGACTTTGACGGCGGTGTATCCGCCCGGACGTTTCGGCGCGCTGGACATCCGCGCCGACAGTAAAGTCACGACCTTCAAGGAAAAGCCCAAAGGTGACGGCGGCATGATCAATGGCGGGTTTTTCGTGCTTTCGCCCGATGTGCTGGCACTTTTGAAAGACGATGCCACGGTGTGGGAGCGCGAGCCGCTGGAAACGCTGGCCAATGACGGGCAGCTGGCCGCGTATCCGCATCGCGGGTTCTGGCAGCCGATGGATACGCTGCGCGACCGGACATTGCTGGAGGATCTGTGGCAAAGTGGCAGGGCGCCATGGAAAAGATGGGCGTGA
- a CDS encoding D-alanyl-D-alanine carboxypeptidase, with product MQRRSAPIPVYAEAPKMAGSATRISRKLVARAFGLAALGIAATMAAPQVISDAPMVSGSTSLDRVAASASVQEDKPTVAVEVVAPVNGPRVVPRAIASAPAQAVSEASNSRSPKANRVVTRKSMDQPFSLVLRDGSTRSFAGFTGLRAYAPMPGNNVWPGTLHVVPEIPKDNIGAPALRASREAVNDKVCAGLVDPTRFSAYAVEIDDDGNKVSEFSAGADVVRYPASMTKMMTLLIAMDDLTQGRIAMDDKVSFSKHALAASPVNLSAVFRRLGTHKLSLGNTLFAIGVRSANDAARAAAEHIAGSEAAFVARMNEKARAIGMNRTHFANASGLPDPHNVSTARDMTTLMRHIDETYPKFAQFLGTRGFDLREKINGKRTIGALIRGHIAMLQRFITRDLKVDKAKTGYINASGSNIAVHATGEGRNVEIVVMGARGSAARHTCVARIASRL from the coding sequence ATGCAACGTAGATCGGCCCCGATCCCTGTTTATGCTGAAGCGCCGAAAATGGCGGGCAGCGCCACGCGTATTTCGCGCAAGTTGGTGGCGCGGGCCTTCGGGCTTGCGGCGCTGGGGATCGCCGCGACGATGGCGGCGCCGCAAGTGATCTCGGATGCGCCGATGGTATCGGGTTCCACGTCTTTGGACCGTGTCGCCGCGTCTGCATCCGTACAAGAGGATAAGCCGACTGTCGCGGTGGAAGTCGTCGCTCCGGTGAATGGGCCGAGGGTCGTGCCGAGGGCTATCGCGTCTGCGCCGGCGCAAGCCGTGTCCGAAGCAAGTAATTCCCGTTCGCCGAAAGCTAATCGTGTTGTGACCCGGAAGTCGATGGACCAGCCGTTCAGTCTGGTGTTGCGCGATGGTTCGACGCGCTCTTTTGCGGGTTTTACGGGTTTGCGGGCCTATGCGCCAATGCCGGGCAACAATGTCTGGCCGGGTACTTTGCACGTTGTGCCGGAAATACCAAAAGACAATATTGGCGCGCCCGCGTTGCGCGCATCGCGCGAAGCCGTGAACGATAAAGTGTGCGCGGGGCTGGTCGATCCCACCCGTTTTTCCGCCTATGCGGTCGAGATCGACGACGATGGAAACAAAGTCAGTGAATTTTCGGCGGGCGCGGACGTGGTGCGTTACCCCGCATCGATGACCAAGATGATGACCCTGCTGATCGCGATGGACGACCTGACGCAGGGGCGGATCGCGATGGACGACAAGGTGTCGTTCAGCAAACATGCGCTGGCCGCTTCACCAGTCAATCTTTCGGCAGTGTTCCGGCGGCTTGGTACGCATAAACTGTCATTGGGGAATACGCTTTTCGCGATCGGGGTACGTTCGGCCAACGACGCGGCCCGCGCCGCGGCCGAGCACATTGCGGGCAGCGAGGCGGCCTTCGTCGCGCGTATGAACGAAAAGGCCCGCGCGATCGGCATGAACCGTACCCATTTCGCCAACGCCTCCGGTCTGCCCGATCCGCACAATGTCAGCACGGCGCGCGACATGACGACCCTGATGCGGCATATCGACGAAACCTATCCCAAATTCGCCCAGTTTCTAGGGACGCGCGGGTTCGACCTGCGCGAAAAGATCAACGGCAAGCGCACGATCGGCGCCTTGATACGCGGGCATATCGCCATGTTGCAGCGTTTTATTACGCGCGACTTGAAGGTGGACAAGGCCAAGACCGGGTATATCAACGCCAGCGGCTCGAACATCGCCGTCCATGCGACCGGGGAAGGGCGCAATGTCGAGATCGTGGTTATGGGCGCGCGCGGATCTGCGGCGCGCCACACATGTGTGGCGCGTATTGCCAGCAGGCTTTGA
- a CDS encoding MerR family transcriptional regulator, translating into MQDASIQASDFDTRDEGGEVRKTGGAFRTISEVAEELGVQQHVLRFWETKFSQIRPMKRGGGRRYYRPEDVALLKHIHTLLYSEGYTIKGAQKLLKGQSKGAIAAEAAGRAQANAGNIAPISSVAAAPSAPAAAKAETVADAGADLSPLMVEALQGMLKDLKELRALVGKAA; encoded by the coding sequence ATGCAAGACGCCAGCATACAAGCCAGCGATTTCGACACACGGGATGAGGGAGGCGAGGTCCGCAAGACCGGCGGCGCGTTCCGTACCATTTCCGAAGTCGCCGAGGAACTGGGCGTGCAGCAGCATGTCCTGCGTTTCTGGGAAACCAAATTCAGCCAGATCCGCCCGATGAAACGCGGCGGCGGGCGGCGGTATTACCGTCCGGAGGATGTCGCTTTGCTCAAGCACATCCATACGCTTCTGTATTCGGAGGGTTATACGATCAAGGGCGCGCAAAAGCTTTTGAAAGGCCAGTCCAAGGGCGCCATCGCCGCCGAGGCGGCAGGCCGCGCGCAGGCCAATGCGGGCAATATCGCGCCGATTTCATCGGTCGCGGCTGCACCGTCGGCGCCTGCCGCAGCGAAAGCCGAAACCGTGGCCGATGCCGGGGCGGATCTTTCGCCGCTGATGGTCGAGGCTTTGCAAGGCATGCTTAAGGATCTTAAAGAATTGCGTGCGCTGGTCGGCAAGGCCGCCTGA
- a CDS encoding integration host factor subunit alpha, with the protein MSNRTITRADLAESVYATVGLSRAESGDLVEAVLDEMSEAILREGGLKVSSFGSFSVRSKKERIGRNPKTGVEVPITPRKVLVFRASHILKKRMNDSNDNGGNA; encoded by the coding sequence ATGAGCAACCGTACGATTACGCGCGCCGATCTGGCCGAGTCCGTATACGCCACCGTGGGTCTGTCCCGCGCGGAATCGGGCGATCTGGTGGAGGCGGTGCTGGACGAAATGTCCGAGGCCATCCTGCGCGAGGGGGGGCTTAAGGTGTCCTCTTTCGGGTCCTTCTCGGTCCGGTCCAAAAAAGAACGCATCGGGCGCAACCCGAAAACCGGCGTCGAGGTTCCGATCACGCCGCGCAAGGTGCTGGTGTTCCGCGCCTCGCACATCCTGAAAAAACGCATGAATGACAGCAATGACAACGGGGGGAACGCGTAA
- a CDS encoding ketoacyl-ACP synthase III, with protein MKRARILSTGAYLPARVMTNADLEKMVDTSDEKIVQLTGIRERRIAAEGELTSHMALEAARKALVHARLTPADIDAVIVATTTPDDTFPATAVKVQAGLGMTHGFAFDVQAVCSGFIYALATANAMIASGQIRRAIVIGAEKMSSIIDWHDRNTCILFGDGAGAAVVEATEDAKAGIIGVHLHSDGRFRDMLYTDGGPASTGRAGVIRMQGREVFKHAVEALAQVVDEALEASGCQPSDIDLLVPHQANVRIIEGTAKKLGLPMEKVVLTLERQGNTSAASIPLALDSAIGAGRAKRGDLLLLEAMGGGFTWGSVLLRW; from the coding sequence ATGAAGCGCGCGCGTATTCTTTCGACCGGCGCGTATCTGCCCGCGCGCGTGATGACCAACGCCGATCTTGAAAAAATGGTCGATACGTCGGATGAAAAAATCGTCCAGCTGACAGGCATCCGCGAACGGCGCATCGCCGCCGAGGGCGAGCTGACATCCCACATGGCGCTTGAGGCCGCGCGCAAGGCGCTTGTACATGCGCGGCTTACGCCCGCCGATATCGACGCGGTGATCGTCGCCACCACCACACCGGATGACACGTTTCCCGCCACCGCGGTCAAGGTGCAGGCGGGGCTGGGCATGACGCACGGTTTCGCGTTCGACGTGCAGGCGGTGTGTTCAGGCTTCATCTATGCGCTGGCCACGGCCAACGCGATGATCGCGTCGGGCCAGATCAGGCGCGCGATCGTCATCGGGGCTGAAAAAATGTCCTCGATTATCGATTGGCACGACCGAAATACCTGCATCCTGTTCGGGGACGGGGCCGGGGCGGCGGTGGTCGAGGCGACGGAAGACGCGAAGGCGGGCATTATCGGGGTGCATCTTCATTCCGACGGGCGGTTCCGTGACATGCTGTACACCGATGGCGGGCCGGCCAGCACGGGGCGCGCGGGCGTGATCCGGATGCAAGGGCGCGAAGTGTTCAAGCACGCGGTCGAGGCGCTGGCGCAGGTGGTGGACGAGGCGCTGGAGGCCAGCGGCTGCCAACCCTCCGACATCGACCTTCTGGTGCCGCATCAGGCCAATGTGCGGATTATCGAGGGGACGGCCAAAAAACTGGGCCTGCCGATGGAAAAAGTCGTGCTGACGCTGGAGCGGCAGGGCAATACCTCGGCCGCCAGCATCCCGCTTGCGCTGGACAGCGCGATCGGCGCGGGGCGGGCCAAGCGCGGCGATCTTCTGCTGCTCGAAGCCATGGGCGGCGGGTTTACGTGGGGCAGCGTTTTACTCCGCTGGTAG
- the plsX gene encoding phosphate acyltransferase PlsX has protein sequence MGGDHGPGVVVPAAALALKQRPHLKFRFFGDSAKIAPFLTPDLQAVSEVVHTDEVIAAHEKPSSALRRGKNSSMRLAIDDVDAGRADCVVSAGNTGALMATAKLVLRMLPGIDRPAIATILPNMHGGTVTLDLGANLEVDAGNLVQFAILGACFARTAMGIEHPCVGILNIGSEDTKGHEYLQDAAEMLAASSAFSGRYVGFVEGNDITAGTVDVVVTDGFTGNVALKTAEGVGKFIAKVLREEFSRTPFSKLAGLIALGAMRRAKKRMDPRTYNGAMFLGLSQVCIKSHGSADAFAFSRAILVGAGMVENRFNAMVAEQVQAVAHASVHVPVPAPDHTPVGSGEAA, from the coding sequence ATGGGCGGGGATCACGGCCCCGGCGTCGTCGTACCCGCCGCCGCGCTGGCCCTTAAGCAGCGGCCCCATCTGAAATTCCGGTTTTTCGGCGACAGCGCCAAAATCGCGCCTTTCCTGACCCCCGATCTGCAGGCCGTGTCCGAGGTCGTGCACACGGACGAGGTGATCGCCGCGCATGAAAAGCCGTCCTCGGCGCTGCGCCGGGGCAAGAATTCGTCAATGCGGCTGGCGATCGACGACGTGGACGCGGGACGGGCGGATTGCGTCGTTTCGGCCGGAAATACCGGTGCCCTGATGGCGACGGCGAAGCTGGTCTTAAGAATGCTGCCGGGTATCGATAGGCCCGCGATCGCGACCATCCTGCCCAACATGCATGGCGGGACAGTGACGCTGGACCTTGGCGCCAATCTGGAGGTCGATGCCGGAAATCTTGTGCAATTCGCCATTCTGGGCGCGTGTTTCGCGCGCACCGCGATGGGGATCGAGCATCCTTGCGTCGGTATCCTGAATATCGGGTCGGAAGACACCAAGGGGCATGAATATCTTCAGGACGCCGCGGAAATGCTGGCGGCGTCAAGCGCGTTCAGCGGCCGGTATGTCGGTTTCGTCGAAGGCAACGACATCACCGCCGGGACCGTGGACGTGGTGGTGACGGACGGATTTACCGGCAATGTCGCGCTCAAGACCGCCGAAGGGGTGGGCAAGTTCATCGCCAAGGTGCTGCGGGAAGAGTTTTCACGCACACCGTTTTCCAAGTTGGCGGGGTTGATCGCGCTGGGTGCGATGCGGCGCGCGAAAAAGCGCATGGATCCGCGCACCTATAACGGGGCGATGTTTCTGGGCTTGTCGCAAGTGTGCATCAAAAGCCACGGCAGCGCCGACGCCTTTGCGTTTTCGCGCGCGATACTGGTGGGCGCGGGCATGGTCGAAAACCGCTTTAACGCGATGGTGGCCGAACAGGTGCAGGCGGTGGCCCATGCGAGCGTTCACGTGCCAGTCCCCGCGCCGGACCATACGCCCGTGGGTTCGGGAGAGGCCGCCTGA
- the rpmF gene encoding 50S ribosomal protein L32 encodes MAVPKRKTSPMKRDQRRSHHTLEATNWVEDTHTGEPKRRHHIDLKTGMYRGKQVIDAKD; translated from the coding sequence ATGGCCGTTCCTAAGCGAAAAACCTCCCCCATGAAGCGCGACCAGCGCCGCTCGCACCATACGCTCGAAGCCACCAACTGGGTCGAAGACACCCACACGGGCGAACCCAAGCGCCGCCACCATATCGACCTGAAGACCGGTATGTACCGGGGCAAACAGGTCATTGACGCCAAAGACTGA
- a CDS encoding DUF177 domain-containing protein, whose product MASPVEFSVCVPAARIAAAEDHIVRFAADEKARALLARRLGVEGVDVLEGETRLRRQPDGMTIHAQGTFRAEVTQACVTTLEPVRDSIAETFEGWYLDESQASSFARARRRQIEVDAGDLPPEEGEMPVPDEREDPEPVVGGVIDVGELVAQHLSLAINPYPHSAAALAAGPVGDEKSLEKPSPFAVLKALKEK is encoded by the coding sequence ATGGCATCTCCAGTGGAGTTTTCGGTATGTGTGCCGGCGGCGCGGATCGCGGCGGCGGAAGATCATATCGTGCGGTTTGCGGCGGATGAAAAGGCGCGCGCGCTTCTGGCGCGGCGGCTGGGCGTCGAGGGTGTCGACGTGCTGGAGGGTGAAACACGGCTGCGCCGCCAGCCGGACGGCATGACCATCCATGCGCAGGGCACGTTCCGGGCGGAGGTAACGCAGGCCTGCGTTACCACGCTGGAACCTGTCCGGGACAGCATCGCCGAGACGTTCGAGGGCTGGTATCTGGACGAATCCCAGGCCTCGTCGTTCGCCCGCGCGCGGCGGCGGCAGATCGAGGTCGATGCCGGGGACTTGCCGCCGGAGGAGGGCGAAATGCCGGTTCCGGACGAACGGGAAGATCCGGAACCCGTGGTCGGCGGGGTGATCGACGTGGGCGAGCTTGTGGCCCAGCACCTGTCCTTGGCCATCAATCCCTATCCGCACAGCGCGGCGGCGCTGGCGGCGGGGCCGGTAGGGGACGAAAAATCCCTTGAAAAACCAAGCCCCTTCGCGGTTTTGAAGGCCTTGAAAGAGAAATAA
- a CDS encoding ubiquinol-cytochrome C chaperone family protein — MFTLLKRQKAGAAQGDVAALFEAALAASRNPALYRDYGVPDTFDGRFDALLLHLVPMFRQLAGDEKAAQALYDLVFRRLELALRESGAGDLGVARQVRAMMKAFYGRMVAYGDCQTDTAWREALTRNLYGTVPGIEVPDGMVVYARNLMERKG; from the coding sequence ATGTTTACGTTATTAAAAAGGCAAAAAGCGGGCGCAGCGCAGGGCGATGTCGCCGCCTTGTTCGAGGCGGCGCTGGCGGCTTCGCGCAATCCGGCCCTGTATCGCGATTATGGCGTGCCGGATACGTTCGACGGACGGTTCGACGCGCTGCTTTTGCATTTGGTCCCGATGTTCCGGCAACTGGCGGGCGACGAAAAGGCGGCGCAAGCGCTTTACGATCTGGTGTTCCGGCGGCTTGAACTGGCGTTGCGCGAAAGCGGGGCGGGGGATCTGGGCGTGGCGCGGCAGGTGCGCGCGATGATGAAGGCGTTTTACGGGCGCATGGTGGCCTATGGCGACTGCCAGACAGATACGGCGTGGCGCGAGGCACTGACCCGCAACCTGTATGGCACGGTTCCGGGCATTGAAGTTCCGGACGGCATGGTGGTTTATGCGCGCAATCTGATGGAACGGAAAGGATGA
- a CDS encoding outer membrane protein assembly factor BamE produces the protein MKNTHPILLAVACAALALGACTPVRATNGIYLTEEDIAHVPAGASRADVLQALGTPTTTAMFDDSIWYYIGQKTEKTAFLDPKTTDRTVYEVKFAQDGTMTSLQKLDAKPVDVPLVRSITPTSGHDLTAAQQLLGNLGRFNKSKKLKATDTNI, from the coding sequence ATGAAAAACACCCACCCGATCCTTCTTGCCGTTGCCTGCGCCGCCCTCGCCCTTGGTGCCTGCACCCCCGTCCGCGCGACCAACGGCATCTACCTGACCGAGGAGGACATCGCCCACGTCCCCGCCGGCGCCTCGCGCGCCGACGTGCTTCAGGCGTTGGGGACACCCACGACCACCGCGATGTTCGACGACAGCATCTGGTATTACATCGGCCAGAAAACCGAAAAGACAGCTTTTCTTGATCCCAAGACCACCGACCGCACGGTCTATGAGGTAAAATTCGCGCAGGACGGAACCATGACCTCGCTTCAGAAACTCGACGCCAAGCCCGTCGACGTCCCGCTGGTGCGCAGCATCACGCCCACCAGCGGCCACGACCTGACGGCGGCGCAACAGCTTCTGGGCAATCTCGGCCGCTTCAACAAAAGCAAAAAACTCAAAGCCACCGATACGAATATCTGA